The stretch of DNA CACCCTTGGTCGAGCGGATATCGGTGACGGTGATGACAACGTCTCCCGCCTGCACAGGCACAGCCGCCAGCGTGGTGGCGGTGGCCGCCACGCCAAGCGCCGCAGCCTTCATCCCGCGCGCGCCGCCGGAGCGCCGTGACCGGCCTCGGCCACGATCCGCCGCGACAAGCCTCTGTCCGTCCCGCACAGCCGGTCCCACAGCCGGAAATAGAGCCCGAAATTGCATCTGTATTCCTCGTGATGCCGTTCGTGATGACTGGCGGTTATCAGCCAGTTTCCCAACGGCGAGTGAACGAGCCAACGCGGGAACATCTCCCACCCCATGTGATTCGTGACGCCCATCACCGTCGCCACGGTCAGCACCACGCCCAGCATGGCGACGTGGATCGGCACCAGGAACACCAGCACCGGGATCACGACCGCGCCCGTTACCGCCTCCACCGGATGAAAGCTCATCGCCGTCCAAGCAGTCGGCGGGCGGCTGTCGTGGTGGACGGCATGGGCGATCCGGAACCATTTGGGCCGGTGCATCCAGCGGTGGCTCCAGTAGAAGCAGGTATCCTGCACGAAGAGGTAGATCAGCACGCTCAGCGGGTGATACCACAGCGGCAGCGCGCCCCAGTCGGCGGTCATCTGCGTCCAGCCATGGTGGTTCCAGCCCCACAGCACGATCCCCGCAGGCGCGCCGTAGATCCCGGCCGAGAGCAGCGACCAGCGCACCTCGCGCCGGATCTGCGCGGACTTTCCGTCGTAGAGGCCGGGCCGCGCCCGCCCGGTCAGCCACGCAAACAGCCCGCTGGTCAGCGCATAGCGCAGCGCCACGATCAGCGTGACGGCACAGCTCACGATCAGCAGCGCAAGCGGAACGGGGGTATCGGCGGGCAGCATCGCGGGCCAGCTATGCCGCAAATCGTCGCCGCGCGACAGGGCAATCTATGCGGGCGAATCGAGTGTGGTGCACAGCGGATCGACCAGCGCCATGTGCCGCCGCAGCGCAGTTCTGGCGA from Porphyrobacter sp. YT40 encodes:
- a CDS encoding sterol desaturase family protein yields the protein MLPADTPVPLALLIVSCAVTLIVALRYALTSGLFAWLTGRARPGLYDGKSAQIRREVRWSLLSAGIYGAPAGIVLWGWNHHGWTQMTADWGALPLWYHPLSVLIYLFVQDTCFYWSHRWMHRPKWFRIAHAVHHDSRPPTAWTAMSFHPVEAVTGAVVIPVLVFLVPIHVAMLGVVLTVATVMGVTNHMGWEMFPRWLVHSPLGNWLITASHHERHHEEYRCNFGLYFRLWDRLCGTDRGLSRRIVAEAGHGAPAARAG